From a region of the Synchiropus splendidus isolate RoL2022-P1 chromosome 12, RoL_Sspl_1.0, whole genome shotgun sequence genome:
- the hmbox1b gene encoding homeobox-containing protein 1 isoform X2, whose protein sequence is MSECNEEPRFTIEQIDLLQRLRRSGMTKQEILHALDTLDRLDREHGDKFGRRTSSSSSSSSSFGLGGTTNNCTNNSASNTTTSFNNNNTASATATSSVTCNGNNGALNSGEASIAENSATAASCTTAKISTATQTQFGNNGGLSPSPSNSYETSPPPGPQPPATILPSPVSLVALSQNGRDSLAATPNGKLSPPRYPVNSAAAVRAFGFEGAEEDLDVDDKVDELMRRDSSLVKEEIKAFLGNRRISQAVVAQVTGISQSRISHWLLQHGSDLSEQKKRAFYRWYTLEKHTPGATLNMRPAPFHLEDMEWRQTPPPLATTPGTFRLRRGSRFTWRKECLAVMESYFNDNQYPDEAKREEIANACNAVIQKPGKKLSDLERVTSLKVYNWFANRRKEIKRRANIATILESHGIDVQSPGGHSNSDDIDGNDFSEQACDLPYFDKRPLSRPFGLYRLEPTSPTQDDGAAHSEHQDPISLAVEMAAVNHTILALSRTGGVPADIKTESLEEE, encoded by the exons ATGTCTGAGTGCAACGAGGAGCCACGCTTCACTATTGAGCAGATAGATCTGCTGCAGCGGTTGCGTCGCTCTGGAATGACCAAGCAGGAGATCTTGCATGCACTTGACACTctggaccggctggaccgggagCACGGCGATAAGTTTGGACGCCgcacctcttcctcttcctcttcttcctcctcctttggATTAGGTGGGACGACAAACAACTGCACAAACAACTCTGCCTCTAACACAACCACATCattcaataataacaacactGCCTCTGCAACCGCCACCTCCTCCGTGACATGCAACGGCAACAACGGCGCCCTCAACAGCGGTGAAGCAAGCATCGCTGAGAACTCTGCAACTGCTGCCTCATGTACAACAGCCAAAATCTCCACTGCCACGCAAACTCAGTTCGGCAACAATGGAGGCCTCTCTCCATCTCCTAGCAACAGCTATGAAACCTCTCCACCTCCTGGGCCACAGCCGCCTGCCACCATCCTTCCCTCACCGGTGTCGCTGGTGGCCTTGTCTCAAAATGGGCGTGACAGTCTAGCGGCCACACCCAATGGAAAGCTATCTCCACCGCGCTATCCTGTTAATAGCGCAGCGGCAGTTCGAGCTTTTGGGTTCGAAGGCGCTGAAGAAGACCTGGATGTTGATGATAAGGTGGATGAACTGATGAG GAGGGACAGCAGTCTGgtgaaagaagaaataaaagcttTCCTTGGAAACCGTCGGATCTCTCAGGCAGTCGTGGCGCAAGTCACTG GCATCAGCCAGAGCAGGATTTCTCACTGGCTCCTGCAGCATGGCTCTGACTTGAGCGAGCAGAAGAAGAGAGCTTTCTACCGCTGGTACACGCTGGAGAAGCACACTCCAG GTGCCACACTCAACATGCGGCCAGCCCCTTTCCACCTGGAAGACATGGAGTGGAGACAAACCCCTCCCCCTCTCGCCACCACGCCGGGAACCTTCCGACTGCGGCGGGGAAGTCGCTTCACTTGGAGGAAAGAGTGCCTGGcggtgatggagag CTACTTCAACGACAACCAGTACCCTgatgaagccaaaagagaaGAGATCGCCAACGCCTGCAACGCTGTCATTCAGAAACCAG GGAAGAAGCTGTCCGACCTTGAGAGAGTGACCTCCCTGAAGGTTTACAACTGGTTTGCCAACCGACGCAAAGAGATCAAGCGACGTGCCAACATTG CCACAATCCTGGAGAGTCATGGAATCGATGTCCAGAGTCCAGGAGGACACTCCAACAGTGACGACATCGACGGAAATGATTTCTCAGAGCAG GCTTGTGATCTTCCATATTTTGACAAGAGACCTCTGAGCCGACCATTTGGTCTGTACCGACTGGAGCCCACCTCACCCACACAG GATGACGGCGCCGCGCACAGCGAGCACCAGGACCCCATCTCTCTGGCCGTGGAGATGGCCGCCGTCAACCACACCATCCTGGCCCTGTCCAGAACCGGAGGGGTGCCGGCCGACATCAAGACAGAGTCTCTGGAGGAGGAATAG
- the hmbox1b gene encoding homeobox-containing protein 1 isoform X3 — MSECNEEPRFTIEQIDLLQRLRRSGMTKQEILHALDTLDRLDREHGDKFGRRTSSSSSSSSSFGLGGTTNNCTNNSASNTTTSFNNNNTASATATSSVTCNGNNGALNSGEASIAENSATAASCTTAKISTATQTQFGNNGGLSPSPSNSYETSPPPGPQPPATILPSPVSLVALSQNGRDSLAATPNGKLSPPRYPVNSAAAVRAFGFEGAEEDLDVDDKVDELMRRDSSLVKEEIKAFLGNRRISQAVVAQVTGISQSRISHWLLQHGSDLSEQKKRAFYRWYTLEKHTPGATLNMRPAPFHLEDMEWRQTPPPLATTPGTFRLRRGSRFTWRKECLAVMESYFNDNQYPDEAKREEIANACNAVIQKPGKKLSDLERVTSLKVYNWFANRRKEIKRRANIEATILESHGIDVQSPGGHSNSDDIDGNDFSEQACDLPYFDKRPLSRPFGLYRLEPTSPTQYLS, encoded by the exons ATGTCTGAGTGCAACGAGGAGCCACGCTTCACTATTGAGCAGATAGATCTGCTGCAGCGGTTGCGTCGCTCTGGAATGACCAAGCAGGAGATCTTGCATGCACTTGACACTctggaccggctggaccgggagCACGGCGATAAGTTTGGACGCCgcacctcttcctcttcctcttcttcctcctcctttggATTAGGTGGGACGACAAACAACTGCACAAACAACTCTGCCTCTAACACAACCACATCattcaataataacaacactGCCTCTGCAACCGCCACCTCCTCCGTGACATGCAACGGCAACAACGGCGCCCTCAACAGCGGTGAAGCAAGCATCGCTGAGAACTCTGCAACTGCTGCCTCATGTACAACAGCCAAAATCTCCACTGCCACGCAAACTCAGTTCGGCAACAATGGAGGCCTCTCTCCATCTCCTAGCAACAGCTATGAAACCTCTCCACCTCCTGGGCCACAGCCGCCTGCCACCATCCTTCCCTCACCGGTGTCGCTGGTGGCCTTGTCTCAAAATGGGCGTGACAGTCTAGCGGCCACACCCAATGGAAAGCTATCTCCACCGCGCTATCCTGTTAATAGCGCAGCGGCAGTTCGAGCTTTTGGGTTCGAAGGCGCTGAAGAAGACCTGGATGTTGATGATAAGGTGGATGAACTGATGAG GAGGGACAGCAGTCTGgtgaaagaagaaataaaagcttTCCTTGGAAACCGTCGGATCTCTCAGGCAGTCGTGGCGCAAGTCACTG GCATCAGCCAGAGCAGGATTTCTCACTGGCTCCTGCAGCATGGCTCTGACTTGAGCGAGCAGAAGAAGAGAGCTTTCTACCGCTGGTACACGCTGGAGAAGCACACTCCAG GTGCCACACTCAACATGCGGCCAGCCCCTTTCCACCTGGAAGACATGGAGTGGAGACAAACCCCTCCCCCTCTCGCCACCACGCCGGGAACCTTCCGACTGCGGCGGGGAAGTCGCTTCACTTGGAGGAAAGAGTGCCTGGcggtgatggagag CTACTTCAACGACAACCAGTACCCTgatgaagccaaaagagaaGAGATCGCCAACGCCTGCAACGCTGTCATTCAGAAACCAG GGAAGAAGCTGTCCGACCTTGAGAGAGTGACCTCCCTGAAGGTTTACAACTGGTTTGCCAACCGACGCAAAGAGATCAAGCGACGTGCCAACATTG AAGCCACAATCCTGGAGAGTCATGGAATCGATGTCCAGAGTCCAGGAGGACACTCCAACAGTGACGACATCGACGGAAATGATTTCTCAGAGCAG GCTTGTGATCTTCCATATTTTGACAAGAGACCTCTGAGCCGACCATTTGGTCTGTACCGACTGGAGCCCACCTCACCCACACAG TACCTATCCTGA
- the hmbox1b gene encoding homeobox-containing protein 1 isoform X1 — translation MSECNEEPRFTIEQIDLLQRLRRSGMTKQEILHALDTLDRLDREHGDKFGRRTSSSSSSSSSFGLGGTTNNCTNNSASNTTTSFNNNNTASATATSSVTCNGNNGALNSGEASIAENSATAASCTTAKISTATQTQFGNNGGLSPSPSNSYETSPPPGPQPPATILPSPVSLVALSQNGRDSLAATPNGKLSPPRYPVNSAAAVRAFGFEGAEEDLDVDDKVDELMRRDSSLVKEEIKAFLGNRRISQAVVAQVTGISQSRISHWLLQHGSDLSEQKKRAFYRWYTLEKHTPGATLNMRPAPFHLEDMEWRQTPPPLATTPGTFRLRRGSRFTWRKECLAVMESYFNDNQYPDEAKREEIANACNAVIQKPGKKLSDLERVTSLKVYNWFANRRKEIKRRANIEATILESHGIDVQSPGGHSNSDDIDGNDFSEQACDLPYFDKRPLSRPFGLYRLEPTSPTQDDGAAHSEHQDPISLAVEMAAVNHTILALSRTGGVPADIKTESLEEE, via the exons ATGTCTGAGTGCAACGAGGAGCCACGCTTCACTATTGAGCAGATAGATCTGCTGCAGCGGTTGCGTCGCTCTGGAATGACCAAGCAGGAGATCTTGCATGCACTTGACACTctggaccggctggaccgggagCACGGCGATAAGTTTGGACGCCgcacctcttcctcttcctcttcttcctcctcctttggATTAGGTGGGACGACAAACAACTGCACAAACAACTCTGCCTCTAACACAACCACATCattcaataataacaacactGCCTCTGCAACCGCCACCTCCTCCGTGACATGCAACGGCAACAACGGCGCCCTCAACAGCGGTGAAGCAAGCATCGCTGAGAACTCTGCAACTGCTGCCTCATGTACAACAGCCAAAATCTCCACTGCCACGCAAACTCAGTTCGGCAACAATGGAGGCCTCTCTCCATCTCCTAGCAACAGCTATGAAACCTCTCCACCTCCTGGGCCACAGCCGCCTGCCACCATCCTTCCCTCACCGGTGTCGCTGGTGGCCTTGTCTCAAAATGGGCGTGACAGTCTAGCGGCCACACCCAATGGAAAGCTATCTCCACCGCGCTATCCTGTTAATAGCGCAGCGGCAGTTCGAGCTTTTGGGTTCGAAGGCGCTGAAGAAGACCTGGATGTTGATGATAAGGTGGATGAACTGATGAG GAGGGACAGCAGTCTGgtgaaagaagaaataaaagcttTCCTTGGAAACCGTCGGATCTCTCAGGCAGTCGTGGCGCAAGTCACTG GCATCAGCCAGAGCAGGATTTCTCACTGGCTCCTGCAGCATGGCTCTGACTTGAGCGAGCAGAAGAAGAGAGCTTTCTACCGCTGGTACACGCTGGAGAAGCACACTCCAG GTGCCACACTCAACATGCGGCCAGCCCCTTTCCACCTGGAAGACATGGAGTGGAGACAAACCCCTCCCCCTCTCGCCACCACGCCGGGAACCTTCCGACTGCGGCGGGGAAGTCGCTTCACTTGGAGGAAAGAGTGCCTGGcggtgatggagag CTACTTCAACGACAACCAGTACCCTgatgaagccaaaagagaaGAGATCGCCAACGCCTGCAACGCTGTCATTCAGAAACCAG GGAAGAAGCTGTCCGACCTTGAGAGAGTGACCTCCCTGAAGGTTTACAACTGGTTTGCCAACCGACGCAAAGAGATCAAGCGACGTGCCAACATTG AAGCCACAATCCTGGAGAGTCATGGAATCGATGTCCAGAGTCCAGGAGGACACTCCAACAGTGACGACATCGACGGAAATGATTTCTCAGAGCAG GCTTGTGATCTTCCATATTTTGACAAGAGACCTCTGAGCCGACCATTTGGTCTGTACCGACTGGAGCCCACCTCACCCACACAG GATGACGGCGCCGCGCACAGCGAGCACCAGGACCCCATCTCTCTGGCCGTGGAGATGGCCGCCGTCAACCACACCATCCTGGCCCTGTCCAGAACCGGAGGGGTGCCGGCCGACATCAAGACAGAGTCTCTGGAGGAGGAATAG